In the genome of Pseudoglutamicibacter cumminsii, one region contains:
- a CDS encoding YceI family protein encodes MSALPLNLTPGTWNLDAAHTEIGFSVRHAAIARTRGRFTADSGVLTVGETLEDSKLEVTIDVASVDTSNEGRDEHLRSADFFDTENYPKAHFVSTKITGEGSDLTVEGEFTLRGTAKPLTLNIDFAGVVDDPMGATRTGGEATAELSRKEFGLTWNAALEAGGVLVADKVSLQIDAEFVKAEA; translated from the coding sequence ATGAGCGCACTTCCATTGAACTTGACCCCAGGCACCTGGAACCTGGATGCCGCACACACTGAGATCGGCTTCTCGGTTCGCCACGCAGCGATCGCCCGCACCCGCGGACGCTTCACCGCTGACTCCGGCGTACTGACCGTGGGCGAAACGCTCGAAGACTCCAAGCTCGAGGTAACCATCGACGTCGCTTCCGTGGACACCTCCAACGAAGGCCGCGATGAGCACCTGCGTTCTGCAGATTTCTTTGACACGGAGAACTACCCGAAGGCCCACTTCGTCTCCACCAAGATCACCGGCGAAGGCAGCGACCTGACCGTTGAGGGTGAGTTCACGCTCCGCGGCACCGCTAAGCCACTTACGCTTAACATCGACTTCGCTGGCGTTGTCGATGACCCGATGGGCGCTACCCGCACCGGTGGCGAAGCAACCGCAGAGCTGAGCCGCAAGGAATTCGGCTTGACGTGGAACGCTGCACTCGAAGCCGGCGGTGTTCTGGTTGCTGACAAGGTCAGCCTGCAAATCGACGCGGAGTTCGTCAAGGCCGAGGCCTAA
- a CDS encoding ABC transporter ATP-binding protein, with protein sequence MMTVVTVENVHKYLGVGAQRTHVLRGIDLQASAGEFVGLAGKSGSGKTTLLRAIAGLIPLDKGRIDVLGVDVGQASEAQVLDLRRNVVGFVHQDDLLIQELTAAENVMLVLSAAGVSQRDAEAMARDSLTRVGLGELVDRYPAELSRGQCQRVGIARALSGDRRVLLADEPSAALDTENSHAMFGLFRDLAEAGSTVIATSHDPIMNEYCHTGYALVDGRIEAGEVRGG encoded by the coding sequence ATGATGACTGTTGTGACTGTGGAAAACGTCCACAAGTATTTGGGTGTCGGCGCTCAGCGCACGCACGTTTTGCGAGGTATTGACCTTCAAGCTTCGGCCGGAGAGTTTGTTGGGTTAGCAGGTAAGAGCGGTTCAGGTAAAACAACCCTTTTGCGTGCTATTGCTGGCTTGATTCCTCTGGATAAAGGCCGGATTGATGTTCTTGGCGTAGATGTAGGTCAGGCCAGTGAGGCGCAGGTTCTGGACCTGCGGCGTAACGTGGTCGGTTTCGTGCACCAGGATGACCTGTTGATCCAGGAGTTGACGGCTGCTGAGAACGTGATGCTCGTGTTGTCTGCAGCGGGTGTTTCACAGCGTGATGCCGAAGCTATGGCTAGGGATTCGTTGACTCGTGTGGGCTTGGGTGAGCTGGTGGACCGGTACCCAGCTGAGCTTTCCCGCGGCCAATGCCAGCGCGTCGGTATTGCGCGTGCGCTGAGCGGCGATCGGCGTGTTCTGCTTGCTGATGAGCCATCAGCTGCATTGGACACTGAGAACTCTCATGCGATGTTCGGTCTGTTCCGTGACCTAGCAGAAGCTGGTAGCACGGTGATCGCTACGAGCCATGACCCGATCATGAACGAGTACTGCCATACCGGCTATGCCTTGGTTGACGGGCGTATAGAGGCAGGTGAGGTTCGTGGTGGGTAG
- a CDS encoding peptidase inhibitor family I36 protein encodes MKMKKLCAALAVVAAGIGFAQPAQAAAKDCGTNLVCLFEHKDFGGLLGSRRAGLSLMNLSDRANDKMSSWMNRTSRNAAWYQHADGKGKCYTMRQYSIQNYVGWPANDTATSWRTNRGC; translated from the coding sequence ATGAAGATGAAAAAGCTTTGTGCCGCTCTAGCCGTGGTTGCAGCCGGAATCGGTTTCGCTCAGCCCGCGCAAGCCGCCGCTAAAGACTGCGGCACCAATCTAGTTTGCTTGTTCGAACATAAGGACTTCGGAGGACTTCTAGGATCTCGCCGAGCGGGGTTGAGTCTGATGAATCTCTCGGACCGAGCGAATGACAAGATGAGCTCATGGATGAACCGCACTAGCCGGAACGCCGCTTGGTACCAGCACGCTGATGGTAAAGGTAAGTGTTACACCATGCGGCAATACTCGATTCAAAACTATGTCGGGTGGCCAGCTAATGATACTGCTACGTCCTGGCGGACGAATCGCGGCTGCTAA
- a CDS encoding glutaredoxin family protein: MKLELYTKPGCHLCEAARATMDEVTAEFGIAWDDVDISADAELMDRFAEEIPVLMVDGVQRDFWHIDPERLRRILAG, translated from the coding sequence ATGAAGCTTGAGTTGTACACCAAGCCGGGGTGTCATTTGTGCGAGGCGGCCCGCGCCACGATGGATGAGGTCACGGCTGAGTTCGGGATCGCATGGGACGACGTGGACATTTCTGCCGACGCGGAGCTTATGGACCGCTTTGCGGAGGAAATCCCGGTGCTCATGGTGGATGGAGTACAACGGGATTTTTGGCACATTGACCCGGAAAGGCTTCGGCGAATCCTCGCAGGATAG
- a CDS encoding 30S ribosomal protein bS22 — protein sequence MGSVIKKRRKRMSKKKHRKQLRKTRHQRRNKK from the coding sequence ATGGGTTCCGTCATTAAGAAGCGCCGTAAGCGTATGTCGAAGAAGAAGCACCGCAAGCAGCTGCGCAAGACGCGCCACCAGCGTCGCAACAAGAAGTAA
- a CDS encoding helix-turn-helix domain-containing protein codes for MNEPSNFSDARFMTVAEVADVMRVSKMTVYRLVHSGELPAVQFGRSYRVPESAVRHYLGQAMTQNVQQNRQTGTA; via the coding sequence ATGAATGAACCCAGCAACTTCTCTGATGCGCGTTTCATGACCGTCGCAGAGGTCGCGGACGTAATGCGTGTATCTAAGATGACCGTGTATCGCCTGGTTCATTCTGGCGAGTTGCCTGCGGTTCAGTTTGGTCGCTCTTACCGTGTCCCGGAGTCTGCGGTGCGGCACTACCTTGGTCAGGCCATGACGCAGAACGTTCAGCAGAACCGTCAGACGGGTACCGCCTGA
- a CDS encoding metalloregulator ArsR/SmtB family transcription factor, whose translation MAQDIFHVLSDPTRRQLVELLAASDELSVSDLVASVDASQPTVSKHLKVLRDGGVVETRADGQRRLYSLVPDALVDALEWVAQVHDAAAGSVGEAEVSGGVETADAAAADEQIEAGQAAVEQAAVERAEDVPDDAAHRIVQNVGRQIESVTEKAQTFFQRFGRRK comes from the coding sequence GTGGCGCAGGATATTTTCCATGTTTTGAGTGATCCGACTCGCCGCCAGCTCGTGGAGTTGTTGGCGGCGTCAGATGAGTTGAGCGTGTCTGATTTGGTGGCTTCAGTTGATGCGAGCCAACCAACGGTCTCGAAGCACTTGAAGGTCTTGCGCGATGGCGGTGTTGTGGAGACGCGGGCGGACGGCCAGCGGCGTTTATATTCGTTGGTGCCGGATGCGCTGGTGGATGCGTTGGAGTGGGTCGCCCAGGTTCACGATGCTGCGGCGGGTTCTGTTGGGGAGGCCGAGGTCTCCGGTGGGGTCGAGACCGCCGATGCGGCGGCTGCGGATGAGCAGATTGAGGCTGGCCAGGCGGCTGTTGAACAGGCAGCGGTTGAACGGGCTGAGGATGTTCCGGATGATGCGGCGCACCGGATCGTTCAGAACGTGGGCCGGCAGATTGAGTCTGTGACGGAGAAGGCGCAGACGTTTTTCCAGCGTTTCGGACGCAGAAAATAG
- a CDS encoding acetoin utilization protein AcuC, with product MSSANPSVTVVYDRHMSAYRFSDNHPMNPERMRMTADLLEQLDVMEQLGGRFSSSYSASDDELFQIHTPEYVAAVKRAREGHADEAFGLGTEDNPIFPDIHDAAARLYGASLMGAALVLGDAGVPVVNFGGGMHHAHSGNASGFCIYNDAAAAILRLLSSGVKKVMYIDVDAHHGDGVQDIFYDDPRVMTVSLHESGRSLFPGTGFPNETGGPNAPNSAVNVALPAGIRDNGWLRAFTAIVPAVARAFEPEVIVSQHGCDGHELDPLTNLRLSIDGQRQTAIEIAYLAQELTENRWLATGGGGYDIARTVPRAWTHLVAVAAGKPLDVETPVPQKFRDYISERYGVDAPEKMGDEAELWWRGWEMGYDPADPVDRAIMATRKEAFPGLGLDPWFD from the coding sequence ATGTCTTCAGCCAACCCTTCGGTGACTGTTGTTTATGACCGGCACATGAGTGCGTACCGGTTTTCTGACAACCACCCTATGAATCCTGAACGTATGCGGATGACTGCTGATTTGTTGGAGCAGTTGGATGTGATGGAGCAGCTGGGTGGCCGTTTTTCGTCGTCGTATTCGGCCTCGGATGATGAGCTGTTTCAGATTCACACGCCGGAGTATGTTGCGGCGGTGAAGCGTGCTCGTGAGGGGCACGCGGATGAGGCTTTCGGGTTGGGTACGGAAGATAACCCGATTTTCCCGGATATCCATGATGCGGCTGCGCGCTTGTATGGGGCTTCGCTGATGGGCGCCGCCCTGGTTTTGGGTGATGCTGGCGTTCCGGTGGTGAATTTCGGTGGAGGTATGCATCACGCGCATTCGGGTAACGCGAGCGGGTTCTGTATTTATAACGATGCCGCGGCAGCTATTTTGCGTTTGCTTTCTTCGGGTGTGAAGAAGGTGATGTATATCGATGTGGATGCTCACCATGGCGATGGTGTGCAGGATATTTTCTATGATGATCCGCGTGTGATGACGGTGTCGTTGCATGAGTCGGGGCGTTCGTTGTTCCCGGGGACGGGGTTCCCGAATGAGACGGGTGGCCCGAACGCGCCGAATTCGGCGGTGAATGTCGCGTTGCCTGCGGGCATTCGGGATAACGGGTGGTTGCGCGCGTTTACAGCGATTGTTCCAGCTGTTGCGCGGGCGTTTGAGCCTGAGGTGATTGTTTCTCAGCATGGGTGCGATGGCCATGAGCTGGATCCGTTGACGAACTTGCGTTTGAGCATTGATGGTCAGCGGCAGACTGCGATCGAGATCGCCTACCTCGCGCAGGAGCTGACGGAGAACCGTTGGCTCGCCACGGGTGGCGGCGGTTATGACATTGCGCGAACGGTTCCGAGGGCATGGACGCATCTGGTTGCGGTTGCGGCTGGTAAGCCGTTGGATGTCGAGACGCCGGTGCCGCAGAAGTTCCGTGACTACATTTCGGAGCGTTATGGCGTTGATGCTCCGGAGAAGATGGGCGACGAGGCCGAGCTGTGGTGGCGCGGCTGGGAGATGGGCTATGACCCTGCGGACCCGGTTGACCGCGCGATCATGGCTACTCGTAAGGAAGCGTTCCCCGGTTTGGGGCTAGACCCTTGGTTCGACTAG
- a CDS encoding TrkH family potassium uptake protein, with the protein MTPRYIRNPQDGQRNVLLRGMHQARNHTNRLIASSPARLTILVFAVGIAFFTTLLSLPIASRTGEPTPLADAMFTAVSAFCVTGLTTVSTAGHWTFFGQLVMIIAVFVGGLGIMTLASMLSLAVSRKLGVRGKLMAQKAMSQTASSKLGEVGSLLRVVITAAVAIQFVIALCLTIRFWIRGEDFSHGLWHGFFYAVSAFNNAGFTAHIDDLASFSHDLWILFPLMIGVFTGALGFPVIFVLLRHHFHARKWNLHTKLTVTTALILVVVGWVIWGGIEWNNKATIGDLPVSDKIVYALFASIMTRSGGMALVNQTDLHPATTVVTDALMFIGGGSASTAGGIKLTTFAILFLAILAEARGTEHVHVLGRRLPEAALRIAIAVTALAASIITLGIILILFAKPDAPLEHVVLETISAFATVGLSTNLSAELPDFGKYVLCGLMFTGRLGTVTFATALTLRQRRQLYQLPEERPIIG; encoded by the coding sequence ATGACACCACGCTACATCCGCAACCCCCAGGACGGGCAACGCAACGTCCTGTTACGCGGCATGCACCAAGCGCGGAACCACACCAACCGACTCATCGCAAGCTCCCCCGCACGGCTCACGATCCTCGTGTTCGCCGTCGGCATCGCCTTCTTCACAACCCTACTATCGCTTCCCATCGCGTCACGCACCGGCGAACCAACCCCCCTCGCCGACGCGATGTTCACTGCAGTTTCCGCGTTCTGCGTCACCGGCCTCACGACAGTCTCAACCGCCGGACACTGGACCTTCTTCGGCCAACTCGTCATGATCATCGCCGTCTTCGTGGGCGGCCTCGGCATCATGACGCTCGCCTCAATGCTTTCGCTAGCGGTGTCCCGCAAACTCGGTGTGCGCGGCAAACTCATGGCACAAAAAGCCATGTCACAAACCGCGTCCTCAAAACTCGGCGAAGTCGGCTCGCTGCTACGCGTTGTCATTACAGCGGCAGTCGCCATCCAATTCGTGATCGCCCTGTGCCTCACCATCCGCTTCTGGATTCGCGGCGAGGATTTCTCCCACGGGCTCTGGCACGGCTTCTTCTACGCCGTCTCCGCCTTCAACAATGCCGGCTTCACCGCCCACATCGACGACCTCGCCAGCTTCAGCCACGACCTGTGGATCCTGTTCCCGCTGATGATCGGCGTGTTCACCGGCGCGCTCGGCTTCCCTGTCATCTTCGTTCTACTACGCCACCACTTCCACGCTCGCAAGTGGAACCTCCACACCAAGCTCACCGTCACGACCGCACTCATCCTCGTGGTCGTCGGCTGGGTCATCTGGGGCGGCATCGAATGGAACAACAAAGCCACCATCGGCGACCTCCCCGTCAGCGACAAAATCGTCTATGCCCTCTTCGCTTCCATCATGACCCGCTCAGGCGGCATGGCGTTGGTCAACCAAACCGACCTCCACCCCGCAACCACGGTCGTGACCGACGCCCTCATGTTCATCGGCGGCGGCTCCGCATCCACCGCAGGCGGCATCAAACTCACCACATTCGCGATCCTCTTCCTAGCGATCCTCGCCGAAGCCCGCGGTACAGAACACGTCCATGTGCTCGGCCGCCGCCTCCCCGAAGCCGCACTCCGCATCGCAATCGCCGTGACCGCACTCGCCGCAAGCATCATCACCCTCGGGATCATCCTCATCCTCTTCGCAAAACCCGATGCACCGCTCGAACACGTCGTGCTCGAAACGATCTCCGCGTTCGCTACCGTAGGACTATCAACCAACCTGTCCGCCGAGCTCCCCGACTTCGGCAAATACGTCCTCTGCGGACTCATGTTCACCGGACGCCTCGGCACCGTAACCTTCGCGACCGCACTGACTCTGCGGCAACGCCGCCAGCTCTACCAACTGCCAGAAGAAAGGCCGATCATTGGCTGA
- a CDS encoding potassium channel family protein codes for MLVIGLGRFGAAVAEQLVSMGREVLAVERSPELVQNFADRVTHAVAADATNIEALRQLGASDFSSAVVGVGTSIESSVLTTVNLVDLGVEHIWAKAITPAHGKILSRIGATNVIYPEADAGVRTAHLVGGRMVDFIEFEDDFAIVKMQPPKETQGFTLAQSRVREKYGVTVLGVKSPGEEFAYAQADTLITPRDMLIVSGHVDLIERFAGRP; via the coding sequence GTGCTCGTGATCGGGCTCGGCCGATTCGGCGCCGCCGTCGCAGAACAGCTCGTGAGCATGGGCCGCGAAGTCCTCGCAGTAGAACGCAGCCCCGAACTAGTCCAAAACTTCGCCGACCGCGTGACCCACGCAGTCGCCGCCGACGCGACCAACATCGAAGCCCTCCGCCAACTCGGCGCAAGCGACTTCAGCTCCGCCGTGGTCGGCGTCGGAACGTCGATCGAATCCTCCGTGCTCACCACCGTGAACCTCGTCGACCTCGGCGTGGAACACATCTGGGCCAAAGCCATCACGCCAGCCCACGGGAAAATCCTCTCCCGCATCGGCGCAACCAACGTCATCTACCCAGAAGCCGACGCCGGCGTACGCACCGCACACCTCGTGGGCGGCCGCATGGTCGACTTCATCGAATTCGAAGACGACTTCGCGATCGTGAAAATGCAGCCGCCTAAAGAAACCCAGGGGTTCACGCTCGCGCAGTCACGTGTGCGTGAGAAGTACGGGGTCACCGTGCTCGGCGTGAAATCCCCCGGCGAAGAATTCGCCTACGCCCAAGCCGACACCCTCATCACGCCACGCGACATGCTCATCGTGTCCGGGCACGTCGACCTCATCGAACGGTTCGCCGGACGACCATAG
- the proC gene encoding pyrroline-5-carboxylate reductase encodes MTDMRIAFIGTGNMNGAILEGSLKAGVSKDSVVVTTRSAQSAEAWSKNQGIEALSQQEDERANLRAVSDADVVLMGVKPHMMVEVLTELAPELKPDAVVVSIAAAVSVEQLEAAVAADQPVVRTMPNTPLQYGFGVVGLVRGTNATDEHVRAVSQIFEGAGRVFEIPESQIDALTAVSGSGPAYAFFLAEAMAKGGAELGLDPEFARELAAATVAGAGAMLAQDEREPAELRRAVTSPGGTTEAAINTMAAEGFSEAVVAGQKACADRAGEMAG; translated from the coding sequence ATGACTGATATGCGGATTGCTTTTATCGGAACTGGAAACATGAACGGCGCGATCCTCGAGGGCTCGCTCAAGGCTGGCGTTTCGAAGGATTCGGTGGTGGTTACGACCCGGAGCGCTCAGAGCGCTGAGGCGTGGAGCAAGAATCAGGGCATTGAGGCGTTGTCGCAGCAGGAGGATGAGCGCGCGAATCTGCGGGCGGTTTCTGACGCTGATGTTGTGTTGATGGGCGTCAAGCCGCACATGATGGTTGAGGTTTTGACGGAGCTTGCCCCGGAGCTCAAGCCGGATGCGGTGGTTGTTTCGATTGCGGCTGCGGTGAGCGTTGAGCAGCTTGAAGCGGCGGTGGCCGCTGACCAGCCGGTGGTGCGCACGATGCCGAATACCCCGCTTCAGTATGGTTTTGGCGTGGTGGGCTTGGTGCGTGGCACGAACGCAACGGACGAGCACGTTCGCGCGGTTTCCCAGATTTTCGAGGGCGCTGGCCGGGTCTTTGAGATCCCGGAGTCGCAGATTGATGCGTTGACGGCGGTTTCGGGTTCGGGGCCGGCATACGCGTTCTTCTTGGCCGAGGCCATGGCTAAGGGTGGTGCTGAATTGGGTTTGGATCCTGAGTTCGCGCGCGAGCTTGCGGCCGCAACCGTTGCTGGCGCGGGCGCGATGTTGGCTCAGGACGAGCGCGAGCCCGCCGAGTTGCGTCGCGCTGTGACGTCACCGGGCGGCACCACGGAGGCCGCGATCAACACGATGGCGGCCGAGGGCTTCAGCGAAGCCGTTGTGGCTGGCCAGAAGGCGTGCGCTGACCGCGCCGGCGAAATGGCCGGCTGA
- a CDS encoding sugar phosphate isomerase/epimerase family protein: MSVDPSSSASEGVPVYLSTTCAFPKGPERAFQLARDLGYDGIEVLVTGNATTRTGDELYALVQRYQVPVAAIHAPTLLFTQQVWGGAWEKIQRSVLLAHEMGVRTIVVHPPFRWQGKYATGFAEGVRRSNEEYGVVIAVENMYPWRAAGQMNSKMYRPHYDPVPLDYDFVTWDFSHAAIARADSLASVKALGSRLTHLHVCDGKDSGKDEHLPPGMGTQPVAETLQFLGDSGWQGSATVEVSTRRWRKEPDGVERILAECLDFTRTHLQGTPQS; the protein is encoded by the coding sequence TTGTCTGTTGACCCATCGTCGTCTGCTTCTGAGGGTGTCCCCGTCTATCTTTCGACGACGTGCGCGTTCCCGAAGGGCCCTGAACGGGCGTTCCAGTTGGCTCGGGATTTGGGCTATGACGGTATCGAGGTCTTGGTAACCGGTAATGCTACGACCCGAACGGGCGACGAACTGTATGCTCTGGTCCAGCGGTATCAGGTTCCGGTGGCCGCAATTCACGCGCCCACGTTGTTGTTCACGCAGCAGGTGTGGGGTGGCGCGTGGGAGAAGATCCAGCGTTCCGTTTTGCTCGCGCACGAGATGGGGGTTCGCACTATTGTGGTGCATCCGCCGTTCCGTTGGCAGGGCAAGTATGCGACGGGTTTCGCTGAGGGGGTGCGCCGCTCGAACGAGGAGTACGGCGTGGTGATCGCTGTCGAGAACATGTACCCGTGGCGTGCCGCGGGGCAGATGAACAGCAAGATGTACCGTCCTCACTATGATCCGGTGCCGTTGGACTATGACTTTGTGACGTGGGATTTTTCGCACGCGGCGATCGCCCGAGCCGATTCGTTGGCGTCGGTGAAGGCGTTGGGTTCTCGGTTGACGCACCTGCATGTGTGCGATGGGAAAGACAGCGGTAAGGACGAGCATCTTCCGCCGGGGATGGGGACGCAGCCTGTCGCTGAAACGCTGCAGTTCCTTGGGGATTCGGGCTGGCAAGGCTCCGCGACGGTTGAGGTTTCGACGCGGCGGTGGCGCAAAGAACCCGATGGTGTTGAACGGATCCTGGCTGAATGCCTCGACTTTACGCGCACCCACCTGCAAGGTACGCCGCAAAGCTAG
- a CDS encoding Ppx/GppA family phosphatase, with amino-acid sequence MRLGVLDIGSNTVHLLLVDAFPGARPTAFASYKQQLSLVRYLDPRGAVTDEGRQALLSFVDEAVDFARRHRAEDLLAFCTSALREALNGPDIIREVERLSGVKLQELTGEEESAMTFFAARRWFGWGVRDLMVLDIGGGSFEVAIGRNEFPDLAVSMPLGAARLTKDFLPGDPPKKALVGRLRDYIVGVIEEPLNRFANQVEPDLVVATSKTFRTLARMSGATSEADGPFLVRTLLLKDVRKWAQKLVSLSFDERAELDGVSPIRAPQLLAGAVAAEMVMEKLGVKEVRICPWALREGLLMHRFDRLLRDHDVINDEYAGVGDVDALKENLHLVPPAR; translated from the coding sequence GTGCGTCTAGGTGTTTTGGATATCGGCTCGAACACGGTGCATTTGTTGCTCGTGGACGCGTTCCCGGGTGCTCGCCCCACGGCGTTCGCGTCGTATAAGCAGCAGCTTTCGTTGGTTCGCTATCTTGATCCGCGCGGTGCGGTGACGGATGAGGGCCGGCAGGCGCTGTTGTCTTTCGTGGATGAGGCCGTGGATTTCGCGCGCCGTCACCGGGCCGAGGATCTGCTCGCGTTCTGTACCTCCGCGTTGCGTGAGGCGCTGAACGGGCCGGACATCATTCGCGAGGTTGAACGGTTGTCTGGGGTTAAGCTTCAGGAGCTCACAGGCGAAGAAGAGTCGGCGATGACGTTCTTCGCTGCCCGCCGCTGGTTCGGCTGGGGCGTGCGTGACCTTATGGTTTTGGATATCGGCGGCGGTTCGTTCGAGGTCGCGATTGGCCGGAACGAGTTCCCAGACCTTGCGGTGTCGATGCCGTTGGGTGCTGCTCGTTTGACGAAGGATTTCTTGCCGGGTGATCCGCCGAAGAAGGCTTTGGTGGGGCGTCTGCGTGACTACATTGTGGGTGTCATCGAGGAGCCGTTGAACAGGTTCGCGAACCAGGTCGAGCCTGACCTTGTGGTCGCGACGTCGAAGACGTTCCGCACGTTGGCGCGCATGAGCGGTGCCACATCAGAGGCTGACGGCCCGTTCTTGGTGCGGACGCTGTTGTTGAAGGACGTCCGTAAGTGGGCTCAGAAGTTGGTTTCGTTGTCGTTCGATGAGCGGGCTGAGCTGGATGGTGTGTCGCCTATTCGTGCCCCTCAGTTGCTGGCCGGGGCGGTTGCCGCTGAGATGGTCATGGAGAAGCTGGGGGTCAAGGAGGTCCGCATTTGTCCGTGGGCTTTGCGCGAGGGCCTTCTAATGCACCGCTTTGATCGGCTGTTGCGTGATCACGATGTGATCAATGACGAGTACGCTGGTGTTGGGGATGTTGATGCCCTCAAGGAGAATCTTCACCTGGTTCCGCCGGCACGCTAG